The proteins below are encoded in one region of Gadus macrocephalus chromosome 14, ASM3116895v1:
- the LOC132471831 gene encoding kinesin-like protein KIF23 isoform X14 yields the protein MQRQGKAKTPRRPGHKKTSNTEKDPVGVYCRIRPLGADDEECCVEMISNTTIQLHPPDGLKANRNGDFKETQYSFKKVFGIQTTQKELFEDVAKPLIEDLIQCKNGLLFTYGVTGSGKTFTMTGSPGQGGLLPRSLDMLFNSISPYQAKRYVFKPDDKNGLEIQSQVDALLERQKRENMQSVPKTPVSRQKADPEFADMISPEQACKYDSVDEDSSYSVFVSYIEIYNNYIYDLLEDAPFDPIRPKTPQSKILREDQNHNMYVAGCVEVEVKSTEEAFEVFWKGQKKRRIANTQLNRESSRSHSVFIVKLAQAPLDADGDHILQDKNQVNVSQLCLVDLAGSERTSRTRAEGNRLREAGNINQSLMTLRTCIEVLRENQMCGTNKMVPYRDSKVTHLFKNYFDGEGKVRMIVCVNPKADDYDETMLVMRFAEMTQEVEVARPVDRAIYALPAGRRHRNQAFKEELSRRLEERGGPSNPDDPELMNQLIDSLPALPACELLDATDDQTLPRLVEVLERRHRIRQMMTKQFSKAAITLKSMLQDFDSNFSAKENFIHDQRGKLGEKDKVISSQKTELERLENKSKTLEYKIDILQKTTNIYEEDKRSLQQELETREQRLHRELSERKRMEQRMQGMVADTKHKWEKECERRVNAKQLEMQNQLWVKDEKLKQLKAIVTESSSGSAGGGPTERPDKPQRPSREKDRPATQKRSASPSPMPDFSQAPPRQNPGNVRAAQDLYHGPPSSTSCSSLSVASCISDWEHRIPLDSRQDRQPETPQYGSRKNPGPYCGGSSSVGRRRGRHWAADGENPTTSPAYELDLESGIRTAPPVHQRHRRSHSTGGEKWVDHTPSTNLELDTVMQPIIPNAIKVSAPSEKALAKCHKYVLTHQELASDGEIHTKLIKGDVFKTRGGGQAVQFTDIETLKQECPTASSRKRRSGSGTDDQENRVPAASSSHVYQKRRKP from the exons ATGCAGCGACAAGG AAAGGCGAAGACTCCCCGGCGTCCCGGCCATAAGAAGACGTCAAACACAGAGAAAGATCCAGTTGGG GTGTACTGCCGGATACGTCCACTTGGAGCAGATGATGAAGAATGTTGTGTTGAAATGATCAGTAACACCACTATTCAGCTGCATCCCCCTGACGGCCTTAAAGCAAACCGAAATGGTGACTTCAAAGAA aCTCAGTACTCGTTCAAAAAGGTTTTTGGAATTCAAACAACCCAAAAGGAGCTGTTTGAGGATGTGGCCAAGCCACTGATTGAGGACCTCATTCAGTGTAAGAATG GTCTGCTGTTTACATATGGCGTCACTGGAAGCGGCAAGACCTTCACCATGACGGGCTCACCAGGACAAGGAGGGCTTCTGCCCCGCTCCCTGGACATGCTCTTCAACAGCATCAGCCCCTACCAGGCCAAGAGATAT GTGTTTAAACCTGATGATAAAAATGGATTGGAGATCCAAAGCCAAGTGGATGCCCTACTGGAGAGACAGAAGAGGGAAAACATGCAGTCTGTCCCAAAAACACCCGTGTCAAG ACAAAAGGCTGACCCGGAGTTTGCAGACATGATCAGTCCAGAGCAGGCGTGTAAATATGACAGCGTGGATGAGGACAGCTCCTACAGTGTTTTTGTGTCCTACATTGAGATCTACAACAACTACATCTATGATCTCCTAGAGGATGCTCCATTCGATCCCATCAGACCAAA AACTCCCCAGTCCAAGATTTTGCGTGAAGATCAGAATCATAACATGTACGTTGCTGGCTgtgtagaggtggaggtgaagtcCACTGAGGAGGCCTTTGAAGTCTTTTGGAAGG GTCAAAAGAAACGAAGAATCGCAAATACACAGCTGAACCGCGAGTCCAGTCGCTCTCACAGTGTGTTCATCGTGAAGCTGGCTCAGGCTCCTCTTGACGCAGATGGAGACCACATTTTACAA GATAAGAACCAAGTGAACGTGAGCCAGCTGTGTCTGGTGGACTTGGCTGGTAGTGAACGCACTAGCAGAACCAGAGCCGAGGGTAACCGCCTACGAGAAGCAG GCAACATCAACCAATCCTTGATGACACTGCGCACATGCATAGAAGTACTAAGAGAGAATCAAATGTGTGGAACAAATAAG ATGGTGCCATACAGAGACTCCAAAGTAACACATCTGTTCAAAAACTACTTTGACGGAGAGGGAAAAGTCAGGATGATTGTCTGTGTCAACCCCAAAGCTGATGATTATGATGAAACTATG TTGGTGATGCGCTTTGCGGAGATGActcaggaagtggaggtagCCCGTCCTGTTGACCGGGCAATATATGCTCTTCCAGCTGGTCGCAGACACAGGAACCAGGCCTTCAAGGAAGAGCTGTCCCGCCGTCTCGAAGAGCGAGGGGGCCCATCAAATCCTG ACGACCCAGAACTGATGAACCAGCTCATTGACAGTCTCCCAGCCCTCCCGGCATGTGAACTGCTCGACGCAACCGATGACCAGACCCTGCCTCGCCTCGTTGAGGTCCTGGAGAGGAGGCATCGCATCCGCCAGATGATGACCAAGCAGTTCAGCAAAGCAG CAATCACACTGAAGTCCATGCTGCAGGACTTCGATAGCAATTTTTCTGCCAAAGAGAACTTCATCCATGATCAGCGAGGCAAACTGGGCGAGAAGGACAAAGTCATATCCAGTCAGAAGACTGAGCTGGAACGTTTGGAAAACAAATCCAAAACGCTTGAGTACAAG ATTGACATCCTGCAGAAGACCACCAACATCTATGAGGAGGACAAGCGGTCCCTCCAGCAGGAGCTGGAGACGCGGGAGCAGAGGCTACATCGGGAGCTGTCCGAGAGGAAGCGCATGGAGCAGCGCATGCAGGGCATGGTTGCTGACACAAAACACAAGTGGGAGAAGGAGTGT GAGCGGCGAGTGAACGCTAAACAGCTGGAGATGCAGAACCAGTTGTGGGTGAAGGACGAGAAGCTGAAGCAGCTCAAGGCCATTGTGACGGAGAGCAGCAGCGGCTCTGCAGGCGGTGGTCCCACAGAGCGTCCAGACAAACCTCAAAGGCCATCCAGGGAGAAAGACCGCCCAGCGACTCAGAAGAGATCGGCCTCACCATCGCCGATGCCT GACTTCAGTCAAGCCCCTCCCCGCCAAAACCCAGGCAATGTTAGGGCAGCTCAAGATCTTTATCAcggccctccctcctccacatcCTGCTCTAGTCTCTCAGTAGCCTCCTGCATCTCTGACTGGGAGCACAGAATTCCCCTAGACTCCAGGCAGGATAGGCAGCCTGAGACCCCCCAGTACGGGAGCCGGAAGAACCCCGGTCCCTACTGTGGTGGAAGCAGCAGTGTGGGTCGCAGGAGAGGCCGGCACTGGGCCGCAGACGGCGAGAACCCTACCACGTCTCCGGCCTATGAGCTAGACCTAGAGTCAGGCATAAGG ACTGCCCCCCCAGTTCATCAGCGGCACAGACGTTCACATTCCACGGGTGGGGAGAAATGGGTAGACCACACACCGTCGACTAATTTGGAGCTAGACACTGTGATGCAGCCAATCATACCCAATGCAATCAAGGTGTCGGCCCCCAGTGAGAAAGCCCTGGCTAAATGCCACAAATACGTGCTCACCCATCAGGAGCTTGCCTCTGATGGGGAGATTCACACCAAGCTGATTAAG GGCGATGTGTTTAAGACAAGGGGAGGGGGTCAAGCGGTGCAATTCACCGACATCGAGACACTGAAACAGGAGTGCCCAACTGCTTCAAG TCGTAagaggaggtctggctctggaacTGATGACCAGGAGAACAGG GTGCCTGCGGCTAGTTCAAGTCATGTCTACCAAAA ACGGAGAAAGCCTTAG
- the LOC132471831 gene encoding kinesin-like protein KIF23 isoform X5 — protein MQRQGKAKTPRRPGHKKTSNTEKDPVGVYCRIRPLGADDEECCVEMISNTTIQLHPPDGLKANRNGDFKETQYSFKKVFGIQTTQKELFEDVAKPLIEDLIQCKNGLLFTYGVTGSGKTFTMTGSPGQGGLLPRSLDMLFNSISPYQAKRYVFKPDDKNGLEIQSQVDALLERQKRENMQSVPKTPVSSRQKADPEFADMISPEQACKYDSVDEDSSYSVFVSYIEIYNNYIYDLLEDAPFDPIRPKTPQSKILREDQNHNMYVAGCVEVEVKSTEEAFEVFWKGQKKRRIANTQLNRESSRSHSVFIVKLAQAPLDADGDHILQDKNQVNVSQLCLVDLAGSERTSRTRAEGNRLREAGNINQSLMTLRTCIEVLRENQMCGTNKMVPYRDSKVTHLFKNYFDGEGKVRMIVCVNPKADDYDETMLVMRFAEMTQEVEVARPVDRAIYALPAGRRHRNQAFKEELSRRLEERGGPSNPDDPELMNQLIDSLPALPACELLDATDDQTLPRLVEVLERRHRIRQMMTKQFSKAAITLKSMLQDFDSNFSAKENFIHDQRGKLGEKDKVISSQKTELERLENKSKTLEYKIDILQKTTNIYEEDKRSLQQELETREQRLHRELSERKRMEQRMQGMVADTKHKWEKECERRVNAKQLEMQNQLWVKDEKLKQLKAIVTESSSGSAGGGPTERPDKPQRPSREKDRPATQKRSASPSPMPDFSQAPPRQNPGNVRAAQDLYHGPPSSTSCSSLSVASCISDWEHRIPLDSRQDRQPETPQYGSRKNPGPYCGGSSSVGRRRGRHWAADGENPTTSPAYELDLESGIRTAPPVHQRHRRSHSTGGEKWVDHTPSTNLELDTVMQPIIPNAIKVSAPSEKALAKCHKYVLTHQELASDGEIHTKLIKGDVFKTRGGGQAVQFTDIETLKQECPTASSSRKRRSGSGTDDQENRVPAASSSHVYQKRRKP, from the exons ATGCAGCGACAAGG AAAGGCGAAGACTCCCCGGCGTCCCGGCCATAAGAAGACGTCAAACACAGAGAAAGATCCAGTTGGG GTGTACTGCCGGATACGTCCACTTGGAGCAGATGATGAAGAATGTTGTGTTGAAATGATCAGTAACACCACTATTCAGCTGCATCCCCCTGACGGCCTTAAAGCAAACCGAAATGGTGACTTCAAAGAA aCTCAGTACTCGTTCAAAAAGGTTTTTGGAATTCAAACAACCCAAAAGGAGCTGTTTGAGGATGTGGCCAAGCCACTGATTGAGGACCTCATTCAGTGTAAGAATG GTCTGCTGTTTACATATGGCGTCACTGGAAGCGGCAAGACCTTCACCATGACGGGCTCACCAGGACAAGGAGGGCTTCTGCCCCGCTCCCTGGACATGCTCTTCAACAGCATCAGCCCCTACCAGGCCAAGAGATAT GTGTTTAAACCTGATGATAAAAATGGATTGGAGATCCAAAGCCAAGTGGATGCCCTACTGGAGAGACAGAAGAGGGAAAACATGCAGTCTGTCCCAAAAACACCCGTGTCAAG CAGACAAAAGGCTGACCCGGAGTTTGCAGACATGATCAGTCCAGAGCAGGCGTGTAAATATGACAGCGTGGATGAGGACAGCTCCTACAGTGTTTTTGTGTCCTACATTGAGATCTACAACAACTACATCTATGATCTCCTAGAGGATGCTCCATTCGATCCCATCAGACCAAA AACTCCCCAGTCCAAGATTTTGCGTGAAGATCAGAATCATAACATGTACGTTGCTGGCTgtgtagaggtggaggtgaagtcCACTGAGGAGGCCTTTGAAGTCTTTTGGAAGG GTCAAAAGAAACGAAGAATCGCAAATACACAGCTGAACCGCGAGTCCAGTCGCTCTCACAGTGTGTTCATCGTGAAGCTGGCTCAGGCTCCTCTTGACGCAGATGGAGACCACATTTTACAA GATAAGAACCAAGTGAACGTGAGCCAGCTGTGTCTGGTGGACTTGGCTGGTAGTGAACGCACTAGCAGAACCAGAGCCGAGGGTAACCGCCTACGAGAAGCAG GCAACATCAACCAATCCTTGATGACACTGCGCACATGCATAGAAGTACTAAGAGAGAATCAAATGTGTGGAACAAATAAG ATGGTGCCATACAGAGACTCCAAAGTAACACATCTGTTCAAAAACTACTTTGACGGAGAGGGAAAAGTCAGGATGATTGTCTGTGTCAACCCCAAAGCTGATGATTATGATGAAACTATG TTGGTGATGCGCTTTGCGGAGATGActcaggaagtggaggtagCCCGTCCTGTTGACCGGGCAATATATGCTCTTCCAGCTGGTCGCAGACACAGGAACCAGGCCTTCAAGGAAGAGCTGTCCCGCCGTCTCGAAGAGCGAGGGGGCCCATCAAATCCTG ACGACCCAGAACTGATGAACCAGCTCATTGACAGTCTCCCAGCCCTCCCGGCATGTGAACTGCTCGACGCAACCGATGACCAGACCCTGCCTCGCCTCGTTGAGGTCCTGGAGAGGAGGCATCGCATCCGCCAGATGATGACCAAGCAGTTCAGCAAAGCAG CAATCACACTGAAGTCCATGCTGCAGGACTTCGATAGCAATTTTTCTGCCAAAGAGAACTTCATCCATGATCAGCGAGGCAAACTGGGCGAGAAGGACAAAGTCATATCCAGTCAGAAGACTGAGCTGGAACGTTTGGAAAACAAATCCAAAACGCTTGAGTACAAG ATTGACATCCTGCAGAAGACCACCAACATCTATGAGGAGGACAAGCGGTCCCTCCAGCAGGAGCTGGAGACGCGGGAGCAGAGGCTACATCGGGAGCTGTCCGAGAGGAAGCGCATGGAGCAGCGCATGCAGGGCATGGTTGCTGACACAAAACACAAGTGGGAGAAGGAGTGT GAGCGGCGAGTGAACGCTAAACAGCTGGAGATGCAGAACCAGTTGTGGGTGAAGGACGAGAAGCTGAAGCAGCTCAAGGCCATTGTGACGGAGAGCAGCAGCGGCTCTGCAGGCGGTGGTCCCACAGAGCGTCCAGACAAACCTCAAAGGCCATCCAGGGAGAAAGACCGCCCAGCGACTCAGAAGAGATCGGCCTCACCATCGCCGATGCCT GACTTCAGTCAAGCCCCTCCCCGCCAAAACCCAGGCAATGTTAGGGCAGCTCAAGATCTTTATCAcggccctccctcctccacatcCTGCTCTAGTCTCTCAGTAGCCTCCTGCATCTCTGACTGGGAGCACAGAATTCCCCTAGACTCCAGGCAGGATAGGCAGCCTGAGACCCCCCAGTACGGGAGCCGGAAGAACCCCGGTCCCTACTGTGGTGGAAGCAGCAGTGTGGGTCGCAGGAGAGGCCGGCACTGGGCCGCAGACGGCGAGAACCCTACCACGTCTCCGGCCTATGAGCTAGACCTAGAGTCAGGCATAAGG ACTGCCCCCCCAGTTCATCAGCGGCACAGACGTTCACATTCCACGGGTGGGGAGAAATGGGTAGACCACACACCGTCGACTAATTTGGAGCTAGACACTGTGATGCAGCCAATCATACCCAATGCAATCAAGGTGTCGGCCCCCAGTGAGAAAGCCCTGGCTAAATGCCACAAATACGTGCTCACCCATCAGGAGCTTGCCTCTGATGGGGAGATTCACACCAAGCTGATTAAG GGCGATGTGTTTAAGACAAGGGGAGGGGGTCAAGCGGTGCAATTCACCGACATCGAGACACTGAAACAGGAGTGCCCAACTGCTTCAAG tagTCGTAagaggaggtctggctctggaacTGATGACCAGGAGAACAGG GTGCCTGCGGCTAGTTCAAGTCATGTCTACCAAAA ACGGAGAAAGCCTTAG
- the LOC132471831 gene encoding kinesin-like protein KIF23 isoform X6: MQRQGKAKTPRRPGHKKTSNTEKDPVGVYCRIRPLGADDEECCVEMISNTTIQLHPPDGLKANRNGDFKETQYSFKKVFGIQTTQKELFEDVAKPLIEDLIQCKNGLLFTYGVTGSGKTFTMTGSPGQGGLLPRSLDMLFNSISPYQAKRYVFKPDDKNGLEIQSQVDALLERQKRENMQSVPKTPVSRQKADPEFADMISPEQACKYDSVDEDSSYSVFVSYIEIYNNYIYDLLEDAPFDPIRPKTPQSKILREDQNHNMYVAGCVEVEVKSTEEAFEVFWKGQKKRRIANTQLNRESSRSHSVFIVKLAQAPLDADGDHILQDKNQVNVSQLCLVDLAGSERTSRTRAEGNRLREAGNINQSLMTLRTCIEVLRENQMCGTNKMVPYRDSKVTHLFKNYFDGEGKVRMIVCVNPKADDYDETMLVMRFAEMTQEVEVARPVDRAIYALPAGRRHRNQAFKEELSRRLEERGGPSNPDDPELMNQLIDSLPALPACELLDATDDQTLPRLVEVLERRHRIRQMMTKQFSKAAITLKSMLQDFDSNFSAKENFIHDQRGKLGEKDKVISSQKTELERLENKSKTLEYKIDILQKTTNIYEEDKRSLQQELETREQRLHRELSERKRMEQRMQGMVADTKHKWEKECERRVNAKQLEMQNQLWVKDEKLKQLKAIVTESSSGSAGGGPTERPDKPQRPSREKDRPATQKRSASPSPMPDFSQAPPRQNPGNVRAAQDLYHGPPSSTSCSSLSVASCISDWEHRIPLDSRQDRQPETPQYGSRKNPGPYCGGSSSVGRRRGRHWAADGENPTTSPAYELDLESGIRTAPPVHQRHRRSHSTGGEKWVDHTPSTNLELDTVMQPIIPNAIKVSAPSEKALAKCHKYVLTHQELASDGEIHTKLIKGDVFKTRGGGQAVQFTDIETLKQECPTASSSRKRRSGSGTDDQENRVPAASSSHVYQKRRKP; encoded by the exons ATGCAGCGACAAGG AAAGGCGAAGACTCCCCGGCGTCCCGGCCATAAGAAGACGTCAAACACAGAGAAAGATCCAGTTGGG GTGTACTGCCGGATACGTCCACTTGGAGCAGATGATGAAGAATGTTGTGTTGAAATGATCAGTAACACCACTATTCAGCTGCATCCCCCTGACGGCCTTAAAGCAAACCGAAATGGTGACTTCAAAGAA aCTCAGTACTCGTTCAAAAAGGTTTTTGGAATTCAAACAACCCAAAAGGAGCTGTTTGAGGATGTGGCCAAGCCACTGATTGAGGACCTCATTCAGTGTAAGAATG GTCTGCTGTTTACATATGGCGTCACTGGAAGCGGCAAGACCTTCACCATGACGGGCTCACCAGGACAAGGAGGGCTTCTGCCCCGCTCCCTGGACATGCTCTTCAACAGCATCAGCCCCTACCAGGCCAAGAGATAT GTGTTTAAACCTGATGATAAAAATGGATTGGAGATCCAAAGCCAAGTGGATGCCCTACTGGAGAGACAGAAGAGGGAAAACATGCAGTCTGTCCCAAAAACACCCGTGTCAAG ACAAAAGGCTGACCCGGAGTTTGCAGACATGATCAGTCCAGAGCAGGCGTGTAAATATGACAGCGTGGATGAGGACAGCTCCTACAGTGTTTTTGTGTCCTACATTGAGATCTACAACAACTACATCTATGATCTCCTAGAGGATGCTCCATTCGATCCCATCAGACCAAA AACTCCCCAGTCCAAGATTTTGCGTGAAGATCAGAATCATAACATGTACGTTGCTGGCTgtgtagaggtggaggtgaagtcCACTGAGGAGGCCTTTGAAGTCTTTTGGAAGG GTCAAAAGAAACGAAGAATCGCAAATACACAGCTGAACCGCGAGTCCAGTCGCTCTCACAGTGTGTTCATCGTGAAGCTGGCTCAGGCTCCTCTTGACGCAGATGGAGACCACATTTTACAA GATAAGAACCAAGTGAACGTGAGCCAGCTGTGTCTGGTGGACTTGGCTGGTAGTGAACGCACTAGCAGAACCAGAGCCGAGGGTAACCGCCTACGAGAAGCAG GCAACATCAACCAATCCTTGATGACACTGCGCACATGCATAGAAGTACTAAGAGAGAATCAAATGTGTGGAACAAATAAG ATGGTGCCATACAGAGACTCCAAAGTAACACATCTGTTCAAAAACTACTTTGACGGAGAGGGAAAAGTCAGGATGATTGTCTGTGTCAACCCCAAAGCTGATGATTATGATGAAACTATG TTGGTGATGCGCTTTGCGGAGATGActcaggaagtggaggtagCCCGTCCTGTTGACCGGGCAATATATGCTCTTCCAGCTGGTCGCAGACACAGGAACCAGGCCTTCAAGGAAGAGCTGTCCCGCCGTCTCGAAGAGCGAGGGGGCCCATCAAATCCTG ACGACCCAGAACTGATGAACCAGCTCATTGACAGTCTCCCAGCCCTCCCGGCATGTGAACTGCTCGACGCAACCGATGACCAGACCCTGCCTCGCCTCGTTGAGGTCCTGGAGAGGAGGCATCGCATCCGCCAGATGATGACCAAGCAGTTCAGCAAAGCAG CAATCACACTGAAGTCCATGCTGCAGGACTTCGATAGCAATTTTTCTGCCAAAGAGAACTTCATCCATGATCAGCGAGGCAAACTGGGCGAGAAGGACAAAGTCATATCCAGTCAGAAGACTGAGCTGGAACGTTTGGAAAACAAATCCAAAACGCTTGAGTACAAG ATTGACATCCTGCAGAAGACCACCAACATCTATGAGGAGGACAAGCGGTCCCTCCAGCAGGAGCTGGAGACGCGGGAGCAGAGGCTACATCGGGAGCTGTCCGAGAGGAAGCGCATGGAGCAGCGCATGCAGGGCATGGTTGCTGACACAAAACACAAGTGGGAGAAGGAGTGT GAGCGGCGAGTGAACGCTAAACAGCTGGAGATGCAGAACCAGTTGTGGGTGAAGGACGAGAAGCTGAAGCAGCTCAAGGCCATTGTGACGGAGAGCAGCAGCGGCTCTGCAGGCGGTGGTCCCACAGAGCGTCCAGACAAACCTCAAAGGCCATCCAGGGAGAAAGACCGCCCAGCGACTCAGAAGAGATCGGCCTCACCATCGCCGATGCCT GACTTCAGTCAAGCCCCTCCCCGCCAAAACCCAGGCAATGTTAGGGCAGCTCAAGATCTTTATCAcggccctccctcctccacatcCTGCTCTAGTCTCTCAGTAGCCTCCTGCATCTCTGACTGGGAGCACAGAATTCCCCTAGACTCCAGGCAGGATAGGCAGCCTGAGACCCCCCAGTACGGGAGCCGGAAGAACCCCGGTCCCTACTGTGGTGGAAGCAGCAGTGTGGGTCGCAGGAGAGGCCGGCACTGGGCCGCAGACGGCGAGAACCCTACCACGTCTCCGGCCTATGAGCTAGACCTAGAGTCAGGCATAAGG ACTGCCCCCCCAGTTCATCAGCGGCACAGACGTTCACATTCCACGGGTGGGGAGAAATGGGTAGACCACACACCGTCGACTAATTTGGAGCTAGACACTGTGATGCAGCCAATCATACCCAATGCAATCAAGGTGTCGGCCCCCAGTGAGAAAGCCCTGGCTAAATGCCACAAATACGTGCTCACCCATCAGGAGCTTGCCTCTGATGGGGAGATTCACACCAAGCTGATTAAG GGCGATGTGTTTAAGACAAGGGGAGGGGGTCAAGCGGTGCAATTCACCGACATCGAGACACTGAAACAGGAGTGCCCAACTGCTTCAAG tagTCGTAagaggaggtctggctctggaacTGATGACCAGGAGAACAGG GTGCCTGCGGCTAGTTCAAGTCATGTCTACCAAAA ACGGAGAAAGCCTTAG